Within Populus trichocarpa isolate Nisqually-1 chromosome 6, P.trichocarpa_v4.1, whole genome shotgun sequence, the genomic segment GGTTCTTTTGCTACGGCGGAAGAAGCTGCCATGGCCTACGATGAGGCTGCAAGGAGATTGTATGGACCAAATGCTTATCTTAATCTACCTCACCTTCAGTCAAGCTCTAGCCCTCCCAACAAATCACAGAAGTTCAAATGGATTCCTTCCAATAACTTCATCTCAATGTTTCCTTCTTGTGGGTTGCTTAATATTCATGCACAGCCTAGCGTTCATGTCATCCATCAGCGGCTCCAAGAACTCAAGAATAACAGGCCCCTAAATCAATCCTCTGTTGCTTCTAGCTCTTCTTCCTCTGAATCCAGAACTGAAGTGATGATTGTAAGTGATGAAAACCATGTTGCAAATGTTTCTGCAGCAGAGAAAGATGAGGAGATATCATCAGAGAAGATGCTGCTAACAAATCATGACGAGAAACCACAGATTGATTTAAACGAGTTCCTTCAGCAGCTGGGCATACTGAAAGAAGAGAATCAGCCAGATAACAATGATGTCGATGAACATTTCACGGAGCCAGAATCTTCACATAAAGATCAAAACGAACTTACAGCCTTGGCAGACAAGAGTTTCGATTGGGATTCACTGATTGAAATGCATGGAATTGCTGATCATCAAGGAGAGGAATTTAATAGTTTCCCAGTTTATGACATCCAAAAAGAGCTGGCTTTCCCAACTTCCATTTGGAACTTCTAGGAGGATAAAATGATTTAGGAAGAATGAAAGCTAACTTTGCTGCCTACTTGATTGGAACTAGGATGTCTGTTTTCACTTAATTAGGCCATACTGTAGTTTGCTCTAGATCTACTGCCCGTTGAATTGCTCTGTGATAGTAGTTAGTCATTTCCATGGCAACATAGATCAGACTAGAAAGCATTTGACCTTaccacagagagagagagagagagagagagagagagaagcaaggGAGGTTTGCTGTATAAGTTATAGTAGCAAGGGTTGGGTAGAGGGAAGTTCACTGTTGCAATGATAGTAGCATTTCACTAGGTTTCTTTTTGACCCATGGCTGATGTGAACTCTCATCAAATGTTTTGTTCGACTGATTTTGGCTGCGCTAGGTTTATTTGTGCTTCTGTAATTTTGCTAGCTTTACAACAAGGGGAATTCACAAGGAAGCATGTTACAAGATCATTGATGGACAAAATAATCTTAAGGTAGATTTTTCACATTCGCAGTTCTATGCTTTAGCAGACCTTCACAGTTCATTATAATAAATTGATCAACAAGCCCTCTCATTATCTGTGCTCACATGCAGGATCAAACCTAAAAATGTCTAATTTGTGagtcaagagagaaaaaaaatgagcttAGTAGTCAGAATTTTACCTGGAAGTAAGGATCAGGCTGCTACTTGCTAACCAACAGTTGAACCGTGAAGGTCTGCTAAAGCAAAGAACTAAACAATGAGCAATGACAAAATGAAAAGACGCAAAgacgagagagaaaaaaagaagatataaatGCTTCTCATGCAGCATAtcccatataaaattatatgcGAATGCAGTCCTTCATAAAAATTCTCTTGCGAGGCAAATTCCTCATTGATTATGACTGTTGTGAGAAGCCATTCTTTCAggctttccttttctcttgatttAATGAGAAGGTTCAAACCCCGACTACACAATCAGAATTGCCTACATTTATCACAATTCCATGCCTATCACTTCATATAATGATAAAACTTTTCCTGTGTGTAGTTTAATTTATCAGAAAACCTATTACCTACAATGCAAAAGAATATCTGGACAAgagattttttatctatttcaaaattatagtaaaaaatacaaagtataATCTTTTCCAGataattagataaattaaaagaagCAAAATATGCTCTGATCAACTATCAGATTACTTTGATCCAAATACAGATAGTGAAAATACTTCCAAGTAATGTCTTCTAGCAAGCCATTTGATAATCTCCAACAGTTTAAAAATACCCTCTTCCCTAGCTATCTTTGATCATTCATTGAGGTACTCTGATGCACTTAGATACTCCCCGTGCTCCTCAAAATGCTCAATTAATCGCTTTAAGAACCCATCACCACTCACTGTCTCTGTGTCACATACAAGACAACACTGTCTTCTTGCCCGTGTCACAGCCACATTCATCCGCCTATGGTCACTCAAAAACCCCACCTGAAATGTTTTGGAAAAGTTTCCAAGTTTCAATAGCTAAAGATGCTATATAATCTTTATAACTGATCTTAATAATCTAAAtctaaaaggaaacaaaaaggcGTACTGAAGAGGCTTAAAATACCTCTTTCTTTGAGTTTGATCGAACCATTGAAATAATGATGGCTTCCTTCTCTCGACCCTGGAAACCATCCACTGTTGAGATTTCCATATCCTTTAGCTtatcatcattgttttttaatatcctGAGCAAGACAACCTGCAGTACCAGTGGCAGCATATATAAGGCCAAACTATCCCAGGGATTGAGAATGTGCATAGAGCAGATTGTCACTTGCCTTGCAGCTACTTATCTAGAagcacataacaaaaaaaatgctcAAAAGATATACACTTCTATACCTGTGCTGCATAAGGAGTAATTATTCCAATGTCAGAAGCCTGGACTCCACTCTGAACAAGTCTCTTTGCATGGGCCACTGCAACTTCAGCTTCTCCCTCATTCATTGTGCTATCTTCTTCATCCTTCTTTTCCTCCATATCACACCTGGATCAGAGAAGTGTGAAGTGTGAACCAGTTATAATctaatttaaaggaaaaggaagaggaagaggaagaggaagaggaagaggggAAAAAAGATTCCTAGCATAGAAGGCCTCCTGATATCATCTGGGAATAAAATCCAATCTACTTCACTTCTCCTGATACTTCAACTGTTTCCAGCtctgatttgatttgaaatttattttcactcagaaataaataaatcttctaatatttcaattaaaaggaGTAAGTTCTGTTTTCTTGAAGCATTTTAAAGATACAGGCAATTTCATGTGCACTGACCACCTCTAAGAAAACAAAGACTATTTAGCATATTGCAACAATATACTACGTACCCAGCTATGTCTACAAGAAGAAGGGTCGGTTCTGTAGAAGAGGATCTCTTGACACCCTCAAGATCAAAAAGCATATGTGCAGCAACACTCGGATGGGCTTTGATCTAGAATAAACATCATAGACccaaaaaaagatgatgaacaCTGTTATACAATCACAACaattttggtttatttactaataattttatcatgcaGCCAAAACCTAATGATGATCTGAGCACCTTACTGTTGTAAAGCTCTTTAGATGACCAGTTCATAATTAGTTCATGCATGCGGTACTGGACAGTGAGCATAGAAGTGACTTCATCTCCATACAGATCCGTGAGGCGTTCAAAGAGGGTTCTTCCCAACCCTTTCTTCTCAGCTTCAACACTTTGGATGGTTGGAGGAAGCTGAAGATGGTCTCCTGCAAGTATACACCTTGAACCCTGAAGAAATGATCACATGTCATTTAGTGGTGGTTGTAATGTTAAAAACACTCATTTTATATCATGTCTTTGAAAACCTTGTATTCTTTACAAACCATGTAAAGATAATAACAAATTGCCATGGTGGGAGATAACCAGCCCCACCAAGATCTTGAAGACTTAAGACCTATTTGACTCTGAATAATGGAAATCTAAAGGCAATTTCCACGCCCTTTTGTGTGGGGCGCGCGCacgcgtgtgtgtgtgtggggggggggggtatgGAGGGTATTTTCTATACAAGGGCTCTACTCAACTAATGGGACTTGGGCAGCCATAGGAAACTTGGTGAATGTGTGTGGGGAGGAGGCATGGCCTCTCTGGCTCTTCCGGTCACCCCAATGCTCAGATAGTGACTGTACTATGTTCTGAGTGGCATACCTACATGTTTAGCAAATGTTCAATTCCTGCATACCCAGGTTTCACTGAAAGTGCAAATACAAGTTTTATAACTGCAGTAATATTGTACCTTCAGTAAAGCAAGCCAGCAAGTTATCTCAAGTGCCTGAGCAGCTTCATCAATAATCACCAAATCAAACGAAGTAGTATTCAGCTTGTGAGAAAATGCACCAGTCAAAGTCGTCAACACCACATCtgcatttttaattacatctatCACGGCTAACTGCTGCCTTTTACGttcttcttttgaaagagtCCTGAGTTCCTTCTGTATGTCTCTTCTTGTGCTTTTATCTTTGGTTTTCAACAATTTTCCATTTAATGCCTGAATAAATGCAGAGGAGATATATTTGGGGAATATGAGGCACTTCACTAAATTATGGAAGCACAAAAAGAAGCTTacacttgaaaaaagaaagaaagaggttAACATACTtatttttaagggttttttttcccttttcctttctggTAGCAATTCTTGatattttagttttgtattATTACACAATCCTTCAGGAAGTTATAGCTACTGCCAACTACTTTAGACTGCAGCAAAGGAGTagattcttttctttgtttttttttttttttttttcaaaaaaaaaaggaaaaaagttccTTGCCTAtttcaactgttttttttatatatatatgaattaggATGCATCTACATGAGGTTGCTGAGGACATCTGTAGCCTTCCCATTTGCATCAAAGGATTAAGCACTTGTAAGAATCACATCTATTCCCATTCAACATCTATGATATTTTAATGCAACGCTATAAAAGTTCAAACTCAAATACAACCTTGCAGTAGAAGTATTTTCttcacatctaattaaatacattaaactacAGGTTTTATGTCCATAGCATTAGAGCTAAAATCATTCAGCCTCATTGGTGAGAGTATTATTCTCTATTGAAATAGTAGTAAATTGTCcacattcaaaattattttcataagaaaaaacaaagttgtgTATTTCTTAATAAACAGAACAGGAAAAAACCAGTTTTTTCAAATAGTTTGTGACTAGGCTTAGTTGGATTGGTTGAGTTCAACTCTTAAAGAGAGCACTCTAAATAGCCTTCAACTGTTTCACTCTTCACCAGGCAAACCCTCTACATTTAACTTGATGAATGAATACTTCAATTATTCATCCCCTTTTCTAGTCTAAATACCTCGGCTTCAAAGATGCCATGACTCTTGTCATCTACCATGCAAGGCCTCAAAAAACTATCACAAAAAAATGAATGCAGACTACCTTTCtgctttaaaatcaaaatttgtttcTGCAAATTATAATGACTTGCGTCCTGTGGGGAAGGATTAATTGTATAAACACAGGAAACAAAATGTCTATTTCCTGAAATAGCAAATAAAGATATATTTGGAGGAGCAAGTTAAGATCTGAATCTCTACCTTCATTTCCTTCCGAATGTCATTTGCAAGAGCGCTGTTGTCCCCCCGTAGAACCTGACAGCAAAGAACCATATGCATAAGAAAAACATGATAACTCAAATGTAAGTAAGTAGtatgtgaaaaaaatcattgtacATCAAGAGTGCTCTATCCACTTTGGAAGAAAATTGGGGTAAACAAAGGAACTTCCTTCCTCATTATCATATCCACAACTAGAAAACATGGAGGAAGGTTTGTGTATTGATAAATGGCAAAAAGGTATTATATTcgtatgcaataaaaaatgCTAACTGCATAGATGTTGATAAATGACAACTTATCAAGCAAGAAATAAGCGTAAACATTAAGTTCAGTTCCTtgaagaaagcaaacaaaaataaagatagtTATCCCCAAATGCTACCACAAGAATCCTCAAGACAATCCCAAATCCCAACATTTTGTAATGTACAAATATGAATTCAATAAGTGAACAACCTGAATGAAAGAGCACATGTACCTCAAGTAGATGAACATGGAGATAAGAACctcaaattcaatttatttatttttttatttccaaacaTCAAATATCTTAGTATACCTGTGCATCAAGTGCACTGTCCAATACTTGAGGTAGCAAGCGTGCAGGATGCCCCAATCTCACTAACTTTACTCTGATAAGGGAATGGAAAATGAGAATGAGAAATTTTTGTAATACTTACCCATGATGACACTAATGAACAATCAGCACAGAAGAACTACTCAGCATTAATCTAACTAGCTTGACTgtgagaaagggaaaaaaaaaaccagcagtTCAAAGATTTTAGTTCCTATTTGCTCAAACAACCTTTACTTGTTAGGGGGGGTCCAAATTAGATCTTAAATTCATAATCGCATTGTTTAACTTGAGGAAGAACCACTACCAGGATTGCAAAGAAATCTTTATAATCGTGTTAATGCAAGGTTAGAttccaaattttaatttacttacCCATACATTAGGGAATCAACATACCTGTGAGGAACAAGTCGCTCAACAATGTTGTCGACAGCAATGTTTGAAGCAGCACATGCAAGAATCTTCGATCCTCTTTTCACTTCTTGCAAGATAATTTCCACCACAGTTGTGGTTTTTCCAGTTCCAGGAGGTCCATGTAGCAAAAATACATTCTTTGATGACAGTGCCTTTGAAATGGCATCTTTCTTGACcccccgaaaaaaaaaaaaagagagaaaagacagaaaaagaaaacaagcagaataatttttttagcttgttGAATAGCATGAAATACAACCAGTAACATGCaagattcaaaaccaaaaagcACCTGGTTTAACTTTTCTAATAAGAGAATATATTTCAGAAATGATGTAAACTGCTTGAGAGTttgctcataaaaaaaaaactcaaaataccATTGCTTCCTCATTTGATTATACAGTAAGATTGATCCACACACAGAAAGCCATACTCTCATGCACAGAGAGCCTCATGTAAAGTTGACACAGAATAATAAAAGGCTAGATCTTATCAGGGAGAGTGCATATGGTTACTATTGCCAGGATGTTTCATTCCCATCAGATTTAATATTAGTGGCAACCTTGAGTTATCTTAAAATGAGGAACGAGATAAAGAACTGAGGAGCCATCATATAGGCAGTAGAAAGAACTATAAGAATGCACTTGCACACCTGAGAGTGATCAAGGTGGGAGTTAATTGGGGTGAATGTAACATCcttttttgacattgttggttGTCTCTCTCCAAATAAAACAGGAATTAAGTCAGCAGCGGGGCCTCTATGCACACCTTTGCTCAACTGAATCAAGGCATCCTTCATCCTCCGATATGTCACCTGCATAAGAAATCCAAACCTACAGCAATCTCGCCCCAACTATCATAATTCGAAAAAGTGCAGTCCTCAGGATAACTAAAATTAATCCCTACATAGACCACAAGGTGATTACATTTTCTCTCATTCATTTATCGGACTGCATAACTTGTATTTACAAGCCATTAGGTATAGAGCCTGTTTATTATATCTGCTTTTTCAAAAGCACTCTTTGGCATGCTTTGGTTAGAAGCTTTTTTGCAGCTGCTTTCACCATGGTAATCACAAAAGCACCACATAAACATCATTtgacttcttttaaaaaagcatACAAAAAGGGAGTTTTTACAACCACAAGGCTGAAAAAGCTTACAGGGGGCAGATAAAATACGACACAAATTTCACCTACTATATGGTTCACATAATCCAGGACTAAACTACTCACAGAATcaaatgaatgaaataaaatccTCTATGCTGCAACCAAGAAACAATAAGCTCGCACAAACATTTATCCCACACTAGCTTGTCACGCAAAGCCTGTAACAAGAAatctttagaaaatttaaaacaatgtaCCTCATTTGCAACTTTCTCCAATCGTAGCGGACTATTTAAACCCTCATCCGGTATATCATCAAAAGCAACAGTAATAGACGAGTCCTGttcaatatccaaaacaaaaatatctgcCACCAATCAaccaaacaataatttatagCCAAAACAAACACTGTAATCACCCGAACCTCTATTTCAAATCCCCGGTTATTACCTTTAACCGATAAACAACACCTTGACCAAGAGCAGGGGATCCTAAATCAGCTTTGTTCGGTTTCAAGACAACCACATCATGTGTGCCAAactacaccaaaaaaaatattatgaaaaaaaatgccgcaataaaaaatcaaatttacagccaactattattaaaaaataaaatgctcaCCTTATGAGCAGGTAAAACATCTCCTTTATTAGATTGGAACTCCAGTAGCGTCTTCCCCATCAAACCTGTCtattatataattcaaatattttgagtttaaatttaaatatattaaaattaaacaataacaaAGTATTTAGTAATTTACCTGAGCATCAACGCACTTCAAATTGAGAATCGTAGAACCTTTCTTCTGAGCAGAATCTAAATTTCTTAACGCGCCTGAACCAATAGATGCTGATATCTCTGAttcctatataaataaataattaaatttattcacttttgatttaattgaaaacgataaaaaaaaatttataggatAGCAGTAGATAATAATGGAGActggagagaagaagaagaagaagaagataaaggaGGAAAGAAACCTTCTCTAAATCGAGCAAAGGAGACGTAATGGAGATGAATTCTTGAAGCGAGAGAGCCGCTGCTTTCTTTTTCGTTTTCTCTGTCTCCATCCTTCCTCGTTGCTTTTGCTTGCTGAGAATGTGAGAGAGAGATACTGGGGTCTGTCTAAGCAGTTTTCATCTCACACcctgaatttttaaagtttgtgttaatttgtttttgtattttaaaaatattttttattattttttaatatttttatattattttaatatacttatgttaaaaataaattttttgatatttttctaaaaaaaatattttaaaaaataattataattataatttttacaaagaaaTTAGATTCTTAAACTTTAATGAAAGATGTAATTAAGTACAATCcactaaattatatatatgttttgtaatggggtgtaaaatatttttgttataaatattttaattaaaaatatattaaaatatttattttatttaaaaatattaaaaaatattttaaaaaattaatttaatattgttttagataaaaataatttgaaacacaAAACTAAACTCATAATACTGAAAAATTGAGCTAAATCTAGCAAAGTTTTGAAGGCTTGGAGATTTACTTGTGAAATTATACCTTGGTTGGGAACTAATTTTTAGGTGtcccaaaaatatatatatttattggaaACTTGAAAGCAGTTTggaattgtgttttaaataatatttttaaaaaaataaatttttttgtttaaaatttttttttaatattttaaaattattttgatatgctgatatcaaaaataatttttaaaaatttaaaaaaatatactattttaatatatttttaaataaaaaatatttttaaaaaataataattattacatTCTTAAATTCCTTATAGATTCACAGGAGAAGACTGTCTAGTGTCAGGTCTTAAGTTCTCAAGCATGGCGTTGTTGAAAACTATAATGAGTTAAATGatggatgaaaaataaaaagattaattattaattaatttatataaaaaaaattatatgtagctttgtatttttttatttttttttcatgttaaggACTTGGTCATAAGTATTActtttttga encodes:
- the LOC7496151 gene encoding uncharacterized protein LOC7496151 isoform X1 translates to METEKTKKKAAALSLQEFISITSPLLDLEKESEISASIGSGALRNLDSAQKKGSTILNLKCVDAQTGLMGKTLLEFQSNKGDVLPAHKFGTHDVVVLKPNKADLGSPALGQGVVYRLKDSSITVAFDDIPDEGLNSPLRLEKVANEVTYRRMKDALIQLSKGVHRGPAADLIPVLFGERQPTMSKKDVTFTPINSHLDHSQKDAISKALSSKNVFLLHGPPGTGKTTTVVEIILQEVKRGSKILACAASNIAVDNIVERLVPHRVKLVRLGHPARLLPQVLDSALDAQVLRGDNSALANDIRKEMKALNGKLLKTKDKSTRRDIQKELRTLSKEERKRQQLAVIDVIKNADVVLTTLTGAFSHKLNTTSFDLVIIDEAAQALEITCWLALLKGSRCILAGDHLQLPPTIQSVEAEKKGLGRTLFERLTDLYGDEVTSMLTVQYRMHELIMNWSSKELYNSKIKAHPSVAAHMLFDLEGVKRSSSTEPTLLLVDIAGCDMEEKKDEEDSTMNEGEAEVAVAHAKRLVQSGVQASDIGIITPYAAQVVLLRILKNNDDKLKDMEISTVDGFQGREKEAIIISMVRSNSKKEVGFLSDHRRMNVAVTRARRQCCLVCDTETVSGDGFLKRLIEHFEEHGEYLSASEYLNE
- the LOC7496151 gene encoding uncharacterized protein LOC7496151 isoform X2, with translation MGKTLLEFQSNKGDVLPAHKFGTHDVVVLKPNKADLGSPALGQGVVYRLKDSSITVAFDDIPDEGLNSPLRLEKVANEVTYRRMKDALIQLSKGVHRGPAADLIPVLFGERQPTMSKKDVTFTPINSHLDHSQKDAISKALSSKNVFLLHGPPGTGKTTTVVEIILQEVKRGSKILACAASNIAVDNIVERLVPHRVKLVRLGHPARLLPQVLDSALDAQVLRGDNSALANDIRKEMKALNGKLLKTKDKSTRRDIQKELRTLSKEERKRQQLAVIDVIKNADVVLTTLTGAFSHKLNTTSFDLVIIDEAAQALEITCWLALLKGSRCILAGDHLQLPPTIQSVEAEKKGLGRTLFERLTDLYGDEVTSMLTVQYRMHELIMNWSSKELYNSKIKAHPSVAAHMLFDLEGVKRSSSTEPTLLLVDIAGCDMEEKKDEEDSTMNEGEAEVAVAHAKRLVQSGVQASDIGIITPYAAQVVLLRILKNNDDKLKDMEISTVDGFQGREKEAIIISMVRSNSKKEVGFLSDHRRMNVAVTRARRQCCLVCDTETVSGDGFLKRLIEHFEEHGEYLSASEYLNE
- the LOC7496150 gene encoding dehydration-responsive element-binding protein 2F, with amino-acid sequence MENCGKSPLKPWKKGPTRGKGGPQNAMCDYRGVRQRTWGKWVAEIREPKKRARLWLGSFATAEEAAMAYDEAARRLYGPNAYLNLPHLQSSSSPPNKSQKFKWIPSNNFISMFPSCGLLNIHAQPSVHVIHQRLQELKNNRPLNQSSVASSSSSSESRTEVMIVSDENHVANVSAAEKDEEISSEKMLLTNHDEKPQIDLNEFLQQLGILKEENQPDNNDVDEHFTEPESSHKDQNELTALADKSFDWDSLIEMHGIADHQGEEFNSFPVYDIQKELAFPTSIWNF